A section of the Streptomyces sp. CG1 genome encodes:
- a CDS encoding polysaccharide deacetylase family protein: MTPRLRHITTACALGAALAACGTADPAGGARPAPAKSPVSASPSASHPPVLAPGPGGLTPVFEHGPRTLGKTVALTFDADMTSEEGPRAAAGEHFDNPDLIGTLRALKVPATIFMTGRWADEYPTEARSLGHDPLFEVANHSYSHNAFTDDCYGLPTVGAGNMRTDVQRAYASLRHAGVSHPLPYFRFPGGCYDKRALRTLSGLGLTAVQWDVVSGDTFATDADAVTQQVLDGVNPGSVVVMHCTRSAAPTTEQVVRAVVPELRRRGYRFVKVSELIGASSGHR; encoded by the coding sequence GTGACCCCACGACTACGCCATATCACCACCGCCTGTGCCCTGGGCGCGGCTCTCGCCGCCTGCGGTACCGCGGACCCCGCGGGCGGTGCCCGCCCGGCCCCGGCCAAGTCCCCCGTCTCCGCTTCCCCGTCCGCCTCGCATCCGCCCGTGCTGGCCCCCGGCCCCGGCGGCCTGACCCCAGTCTTCGAGCACGGCCCGCGCACCCTGGGCAAGACCGTCGCGCTGACCTTCGACGCCGACATGACCTCCGAGGAGGGTCCCCGTGCCGCCGCCGGCGAGCACTTCGACAACCCAGACCTCATCGGCACCCTGCGGGCGCTGAAGGTGCCGGCGACGATCTTCATGACCGGCCGCTGGGCCGACGAGTACCCGACCGAGGCCCGCAGCCTCGGCCACGACCCGCTGTTCGAGGTCGCCAACCACTCCTACAGCCATAACGCGTTCACCGACGACTGCTACGGCCTGCCGACGGTCGGCGCCGGAAACATGCGGACGGACGTGCAGCGGGCGTACGCCTCCCTGCGCCACGCGGGCGTGTCCCACCCGCTGCCCTACTTCCGCTTCCCCGGCGGCTGTTACGACAAGCGGGCGCTGCGCACGCTGAGCGGGCTCGGGTTGACCGCGGTGCAGTGGGACGTGGTGAGTGGCGACACCTTCGCCACGGACGCCGACGCCGTCACCCAGCAGGTGCTGGACGGCGTGAATCCCGGCTCGGTGGTCGTCATGCACTGCACCCGCAGCGCCGCCCCGACCACCGAGCAGGTCGTCCGCGCGGTCGTCCCGGAACTGCGCCGACGCGGCTACCGGTTCGTGAAGGTCTCCGAGCTGATCGGCGCGAGCAGCGGACACCGCTGA
- a CDS encoding YbhB/YbcL family Raf kinase inhibitor-like protein: MRRSWMAAVAAAAAMSVVTGCGDDGGRQGATPSPTAGRRLTVTSTAYGDGGTIPRRHTCDGADVSPPLALTAVPPHTASLALLLQDPDAPHGTFTHWLAWDIDPHTRQLAAGEHPQGATEGRNDFKRPGYGGPCPPRGDRPHHYVLTVYATDRRLSLAAGAAPADLLRALSGHTLATGTLTGRYGRR; the protein is encoded by the coding sequence ATGCGCAGGAGTTGGATGGCGGCCGTGGCCGCAGCGGCCGCGATGAGCGTCGTAACGGGCTGTGGGGACGACGGCGGCAGACAGGGCGCCACGCCCTCCCCCACCGCCGGCCGGCGGCTGACCGTCACCAGCACCGCGTACGGCGACGGCGGCACCATCCCGCGCCGCCACACCTGCGACGGTGCGGACGTGTCGCCCCCGCTGGCCCTCACCGCCGTACCCCCGCACACGGCCTCGCTGGCCCTGCTTCTGCAGGACCCCGACGCCCCGCACGGCACGTTCACGCACTGGCTGGCGTGGGACATCGACCCGCACACGCGGCAACTGGCCGCCGGAGAGCATCCGCAGGGAGCGACCGAGGGCCGCAACGACTTCAAGCGGCCGGGCTACGGCGGCCCCTGCCCACCGCGCGGAGACCGTCCGCACCACTACGTCCTCACGGTCTACGCCACCGACCGCCGCCTTTCGCTCGCCGCGGGGGCCGCGCCGGCCGACCTGCTGCGGGCGCTGTCCGGCCACACCCTCGCCACGGGCACTCTGACAGGCCGATACGGCCGTAGATAG
- a CDS encoding slipin family protein: MLQELLGAIAAAGSAGVVYLAMAARVVKQYERGVLFRLGRVSGDPRTPGFTLIIPFVDRLQKVNMQIVTMPIPAQEGITRDNVTVRVDAVVYFRVIDAESALVKVEDYKFAVSQMAQTSLRSIIGKSDLDDLLSNREKLNQGLELMIDSPAVGWGIQVDRVEIKDVSLPDTMKRSMARQAEADRERRARIINADAELQASKKLAEAAQQMADTPAALQLRLLQTVMAVSAEKNSTLVLPIPVELLHFLERGNQPTAPNGDGELPSG, from the coding sequence ATGCTCCAGGAACTGCTGGGCGCGATCGCGGCGGCGGGTTCCGCCGGTGTGGTCTATCTGGCGATGGCGGCACGCGTGGTCAAGCAGTACGAACGCGGTGTGCTGTTCCGGCTCGGCCGGGTCAGCGGCGATCCGCGGACGCCGGGTTTCACGCTGATCATCCCCTTCGTGGACCGGCTGCAGAAGGTCAACATGCAGATCGTGACGATGCCGATCCCGGCCCAGGAGGGCATCACTCGCGACAACGTCACCGTCCGCGTGGACGCGGTCGTCTACTTCAGGGTGATCGACGCGGAGAGCGCCCTGGTGAAGGTCGAGGACTACAAGTTCGCGGTGTCGCAGATGGCACAGACTTCGCTCAGGTCGATCATCGGCAAGAGTGATCTGGACGATCTGCTCTCCAACCGCGAGAAGCTCAACCAGGGTCTGGAGCTGATGATCGACAGCCCGGCCGTCGGCTGGGGCATCCAGGTCGACCGGGTGGAGATCAAGGACGTCTCCCTGCCGGACACGATGAAACGGTCCATGGCCCGCCAGGCCGAGGCCGACCGGGAGCGCCGGGCGCGGATTATCAACGCCGACGCCGAACTCCAGGCCTCCAAGAAGCTGGCCGAGGCCGCGCAGCAGATGGCCGACACCCCCGCGGCGCTGCAACTGCGACTGCTCCAGACGGTGATGGCGGTCTCCGCCGAGAAGAACTCCACGCTGGTCCTGCCCATCCCGGTGGAACTGCTGCACTTCCTCGAGCGGGGCAACCAGCCGACCGCACCGAACGGTGACGGAGAGCTCCCCTCGGGCTAG
- a CDS encoding SulP family inorganic anion transporter, whose translation MTSNNASLISRFPYLRQDFAASLVVFLVALPLCVGVAVASGVPAELGLITGIVGGLVTGLMRGSSLQVSGPAAGLTVLVFEAVKEFGLPALGVIVLASGVLQMGMGLLKLGRYFRAISVSVVEGMLAGIGLVLVAGQLYPALAAKAPDSGLAKIAGLPGAFLDALGDGAAAASLAVCAGTIAVLLLWRHVPAKVRTLPGPLAAVGLAAVAAVALDLPVATVEVQGLLGAVQPPPLSAFGELAGVGLLGTIVAFTLIASAESLFSAAAVDRLHTGPRTEYDKELLAQGVGNTVCGLLGALPMTAVIVRSAANVQAGARTKASRVLHGAWLLLFAALLPDVLAYIPIPALAGILIHSGAKLVPVRALAGLWREHRGEALILSVTALSIVAVSMFEGVLIGLALAVAKTAWEASHVKLEVIDKGAGPVDVYVAGNATFLRLPKILDSLESLPEDRPVRLDLSGLHHLDHACRTALENWAERHSAAGPEPVRVTAAQAG comes from the coding sequence ATGACCAGCAACAACGCCAGCCTCATATCCCGCTTCCCGTATCTGCGGCAGGACTTCGCCGCCTCCCTCGTCGTCTTCCTGGTCGCGCTGCCGCTGTGCGTGGGCGTGGCCGTCGCCTCCGGGGTCCCGGCCGAACTCGGCCTGATCACCGGCATCGTGGGCGGACTCGTCACCGGGCTGATGCGCGGCAGCAGCCTGCAGGTGTCGGGGCCGGCTGCCGGTCTGACCGTGCTCGTCTTCGAGGCGGTCAAGGAGTTCGGGCTGCCCGCGCTCGGCGTGATCGTGCTCGCCTCCGGAGTCCTCCAGATGGGCATGGGCCTGCTGAAGCTGGGCCGCTACTTCCGCGCCATCTCGGTCTCCGTCGTCGAGGGCATGCTGGCCGGAATCGGACTGGTGCTCGTCGCCGGGCAGTTGTACCCGGCGCTGGCCGCCAAGGCCCCCGATTCCGGACTGGCCAAGATCGCCGGGCTGCCGGGGGCGTTCCTGGACGCCCTCGGTGACGGCGCGGCGGCGGCCTCGCTCGCGGTGTGCGCGGGCACGATCGCGGTGCTGCTGCTGTGGCGGCACGTCCCGGCGAAGGTGCGTACGCTGCCCGGTCCGCTGGCCGCGGTCGGCCTGGCCGCGGTGGCCGCGGTCGCGCTCGACCTGCCGGTGGCCACGGTGGAGGTGCAGGGGCTGCTGGGTGCCGTCCAGCCGCCGCCGCTCAGCGCGTTCGGCGAGCTGGCGGGTGTCGGACTGCTCGGCACGATCGTCGCCTTCACGCTGATCGCCTCCGCCGAGTCGCTGTTCAGCGCGGCCGCCGTGGACCGGCTGCACACCGGGCCGCGCACCGAGTACGACAAGGAACTGCTCGCCCAGGGCGTCGGCAACACGGTGTGCGGGCTGCTGGGCGCGCTGCCGATGACCGCGGTGATCGTGCGCAGCGCGGCCAACGTCCAGGCCGGCGCCCGTACGAAGGCTTCGCGGGTGCTGCACGGGGCGTGGCTGCTGCTGTTCGCGGCGCTGCTGCCGGACGTGCTGGCCTACATACCGATCCCGGCGCTCGCGGGCATCCTGATCCACTCGGGCGCGAAGCTGGTCCCGGTCCGGGCACTGGCCGGGCTGTGGCGCGAGCACCGGGGCGAGGCGCTGATCCTGTCCGTCACCGCCCTGTCCATCGTGGCGGTCAGCATGTTCGAAGGGGTGCTGATCGGTCTCGCCCTGGCCGTGGCCAAGACGGCCTGGGAGGCCTCGCACGTCAAGCTGGAGGTGATCGACAAGGGCGCGGGCCCGGTCGACGTCTACGTCGCGGGCAACGCGACCTTCCTGCGGCTGCCGAAGATCCTGGACAGCCTGGAGTCGCTCCCCGAGGACCGCCCGGTCCGCCTGGACCTGTCCGGCCTGCACCACCTCGACCACGCCTGCCGTACGGCCCTGGAGAACTGGGCCGAGCGGCACAGCGCGGCCGGGCCGGAACCGGTGCGGGTGACGGCGGCACAGGCCGGCTGA
- a CDS encoding carbonic anhydrase translates to MQPLIDNARTFGQRPEEFAKLAEGQSPQVLFITCSDSRVVPALITGARPGQLFELRTAGNIVPPHTSLHPTSEAATIEYAVEVLGVRDIVVCGHSHCGAVGALVRGDDLTAVPAVRDWLAHATPRPAGVAEDPEVAEGVRAHVLTQLLRLRSYPCVERKLAEGRLGLHAWYYEVHTGAVRAHRPQTDTFESL, encoded by the coding sequence ATGCAGCCCCTCATCGACAACGCCCGTACCTTCGGACAGCGCCCTGAGGAGTTCGCCAAGCTCGCCGAAGGCCAGTCCCCGCAGGTCCTGTTCATCACCTGCTCCGATTCCCGGGTCGTCCCGGCCCTGATCACGGGCGCCCGCCCCGGCCAGCTCTTCGAGCTGCGCACCGCGGGCAACATCGTCCCGCCCCACACCTCGCTCCACCCCACGAGCGAGGCCGCCACCATCGAGTACGCCGTGGAGGTCCTCGGCGTCCGCGACATCGTCGTCTGCGGTCACTCGCACTGCGGTGCCGTCGGCGCGCTGGTGCGCGGCGACGATCTGACCGCCGTACCCGCCGTGCGCGACTGGCTCGCGCACGCCACCCCGCGCCCGGCCGGTGTGGCCGAGGATCCGGAGGTCGCCGAAGGCGTGCGGGCCCACGTCCTGACGCAGCTGCTCCGGCTGCGCTCGTACCCGTGCGTCGAGCGGAAGCTGGCGGAGGGTCGGCTGGGCCTGCACGCCTGGTACTACGAGGTGCACACCGGAGCCGTACGGGCGCACCGCCCGCAGACCGACACCTTCGAGTCCCTGTGA
- the zapE gene encoding cell division protein ZapE, giving the protein MSSSTAASGPSPVTDAGPLSLCARAPRVPADRLVAEMVPPPRFDSVRFSTYIPDPNQPSQTEAVRVLEGFAGGLGGAHASGAGRRGFFGFGRPRAPRTPAGPRGVYLDGGYGVGKTHLLASLWHATPAEPARKAFGTFVELTNLVGALGFQQTVQTLSGHSLLCIDEFELDDPGDTVLVSTLLGKLVEAGVALAATSNTLPGKLGEGRFAAADFLREIQGLSARFRTLRIDGEDYRHRGLPEAPKPFTDEEVTKAAYATEGASLDDFPHLLEHLARVHPSRYGALTDGLRAVCLTDVRPVPDQSTALRLVVLADRLYDREVPVLASGLPFDKLFSEEMLNGGYRKKYFRAISRLTALARDAKGLVGS; this is encoded by the coding sequence GTGTCGTCCTCCACCGCCGCCTCCGGACCCAGCCCTGTGACCGACGCGGGCCCCCTCTCCCTGTGCGCCCGCGCGCCGCGTGTCCCCGCGGACCGGCTGGTCGCCGAGATGGTGCCGCCGCCGCGCTTCGACTCGGTCCGCTTCTCGACGTACATACCGGACCCGAACCAGCCCAGCCAGACCGAGGCCGTACGGGTCCTCGAGGGCTTCGCGGGCGGGCTCGGCGGGGCGCATGCCTCCGGCGCCGGCCGGCGCGGCTTCTTCGGCTTCGGCAGGCCCAGGGCACCCAGGACCCCGGCCGGCCCGCGCGGGGTCTACCTGGACGGCGGTTACGGCGTCGGCAAGACCCACCTGCTCGCCTCCCTGTGGCACGCCACCCCCGCCGAGCCCGCCCGCAAGGCGTTCGGCACCTTCGTGGAGCTTACGAACCTGGTCGGCGCCCTCGGCTTCCAGCAGACCGTGCAGACTCTCTCCGGCCACAGCCTGCTGTGCATCGACGAGTTCGAGCTGGACGACCCGGGCGACACGGTCCTGGTCTCGACACTGCTCGGCAAGCTGGTCGAGGCGGGCGTCGCGCTCGCCGCCACCTCCAACACGCTGCCCGGCAAGCTGGGCGAGGGCCGGTTCGCGGCGGCCGACTTCCTGCGCGAGATACAGGGCCTGTCGGCCCGCTTCCGCACCCTGCGCATCGACGGCGAGGACTACCGCCACCGCGGTCTGCCCGAGGCGCCCAAGCCCTTCACCGACGAAGAGGTGACGAAGGCGGCGTACGCCACCGAGGGCGCCTCGCTGGACGACTTCCCGCATCTGCTGGAGCACCTGGCCAGGGTGCACCCGAGCCGGTACGGCGCACTGACCGACGGGCTGAGGGCGGTCTGCCTCACCGATGTACGGCCGGTACCGGACCAGTCGACCGCGCTCAGGCTCGTGGTGCTCGCGGACCGGCTCTACGACCGCGAGGTCCCGGTGCTGGCCTCGGGACTGCCGTTCGACAAGCTGTTCAGCGAGGAGATGCTGAACGGCGGCTACCGCAAGAAGTACTTCCGCGCGATATCCCGGCTCACCGCACTGGCCCGCGACGCCAAGGGACTCGTGGGCTCTTAG
- a CDS encoding pyrimidine reductase family protein codes for MRRLFPVTDETAAQASGGAPEGKGAGETAGARVTDGPGIRVTDAPEVSGAAALVDREWSLAELAAAYAYPEPVPGAPRPWLRANMVSTLDGAAQHEGRSQPISSAADMRIFGTLRALADVIVVGAETVRQEEYRPARARAEFAAARKAAGQAPAPAIAVVSASLELDFSLPLYTSPLVPTLILTGAAAAPDRVAAAEEAGATVVIAGEGRGIEPVRAVRALADLGHTRLLTEGGPRLLGQLIAAGVLDEMCLTLSPMLTAGDAQRVAGGPSVAVPRRFELVSLLEEAGFLFGRYRRS; via the coding sequence ATGCGACGCCTGTTCCCTGTGACCGACGAAACAGCAGCCCAGGCCTCCGGGGGGGCGCCCGAGGGGAAGGGGGCGGGGGAGACCGCAGGGGCCCGGGTCACGGACGGGCCCGGAATCCGTGTGACGGATGCGCCCGAGGTGTCCGGCGCTGCCGCGCTCGTCGATCGCGAGTGGAGTCTCGCCGAGCTGGCCGCCGCCTACGCCTACCCCGAGCCGGTGCCGGGCGCCCCCAGGCCGTGGCTGCGGGCCAACATGGTGTCCACGCTGGACGGCGCCGCCCAGCACGAAGGGCGGTCCCAGCCCATCTCCAGCGCCGCCGACATGCGGATCTTCGGCACGTTGCGGGCGCTCGCGGATGTGATCGTGGTGGGTGCGGAAACGGTACGTCAGGAGGAGTACCGCCCCGCACGCGCGCGTGCCGAGTTCGCCGCCGCCCGCAAGGCCGCCGGACAGGCCCCGGCCCCGGCGATCGCCGTCGTCTCCGCGAGCCTGGAGCTGGACTTCTCGCTCCCGCTGTACACCTCGCCCCTGGTGCCCACGCTGATCCTGACCGGAGCCGCGGCAGCTCCCGACCGGGTCGCCGCCGCCGAGGAGGCCGGGGCCACGGTGGTGATCGCCGGTGAGGGCAGGGGCATCGAGCCCGTGCGCGCGGTGCGCGCCCTCGCCGACCTGGGCCACACCCGGCTGCTCACCGAGGGCGGTCCCCGGCTGCTCGGCCAGCTGATCGCCGCCGGGGTGCTGGACGAGATGTGTCTGACCCTCTCGCCCATGCTCACCGCGGGCGACGCACAGCGCGTCGCCGGGGGGCCGTCGGTCGCCGTGCCGCGCCGGTTCGAGCTCGTGTCCCTCCTCGAAGAGGCCGGATTTCTGTTCGGCCGCTACCGTCGCTCCTGA
- a CDS encoding indole-3-glycerol phosphate synthase, whose translation MFTSVLMIEKALTSADVEFVTTLHGDEPVTFQVLLQPRGDQADRLLRAIDDIALGELDEAVREGETPEGKAARSVGQQALDVSLAALRAASSEAEGRLVEDHPLDALKSLVAEVSADEVIVLTDPHYVEEFFHRDWASRARHKVGVPVLKLFSHSKA comes from the coding sequence GTGTTCACAAGCGTTCTGATGATCGAGAAGGCCTTGACGTCCGCCGACGTGGAGTTCGTCACCACCTTGCACGGGGACGAGCCGGTCACTTTCCAGGTGCTCCTCCAGCCGCGCGGTGACCAGGCGGACCGCCTGCTGCGGGCCATCGACGACATCGCCCTCGGCGAATTGGACGAGGCGGTCCGCGAGGGCGAGACGCCTGAGGGCAAGGCGGCCCGGAGTGTGGGGCAGCAGGCGCTCGATGTGTCCTTGGCGGCGTTGCGGGCTGCCAGCAGCGAGGCGGAGGGGCGGTTGGTCGAGGATCATCCGCTGGACGCGCTGAAGTCGCTCGTTGCCGAGGTGTCCGCCGACGAGGTGATCGTGCTGACGGATCCGCATTACGTGGAGGAGTTCTTCCACCGGGACTGGGCTTCCCGGGCCCGGCACAAGGTGGGGGTGCCGGTGCTGAAGCTGTTCTCGCACAGCAAGGCGTAG
- the murC gene encoding UDP-N-acetylmuramate--L-alanine ligase: protein MAPGLPAAMDRPHFIGIGGAGMSGIAKILAQRGARVAGSDAKESATAEALRALGVTVHIGHATEHLADDASCVVVSSAIRKDNPELARAAELGIPVVHRSDALAALMEGLRPIAVAGTHGKTTTTSMLAVSLTELGLEPSYAIGGDLDAPGSNALHGEGDIFVAEADESDRSFHKYAPEVAIVLNVELDHHANYASMDEIYESFETFAEKIVPGGTLVISADHEGARELTRRLAGSVKTVTYGEAEDADVRVLSIVPQGLKSRVTAVLDGQELTFTVSVPGRHYALNAVAALTAGAALGIPADGLAPALAAYTGVKRRLQLKGEAAGVQVIDSYAHHPTEMTADLEAMRAAAGDSRILVVFQPHLFSRTQELGKEMGQALALADASVVLDIYPAREDPIPGVTSELIIEAARAAGADVTTVHDKAESPALIAGMAKPGDLVLTMGAGDVTDLGPLILDRLSQQ from the coding sequence ATGGCACCCGGCCTTCCTGCCGCCATGGACCGACCGCACTTCATCGGCATCGGCGGCGCCGGGATGTCGGGGATCGCCAAGATCCTCGCGCAGCGTGGGGCCAGGGTGGCCGGGAGTGACGCGAAGGAGTCGGCGACCGCCGAGGCGCTGCGGGCGCTCGGGGTCACCGTGCACATCGGGCATGCCACGGAGCACCTCGCCGACGACGCGAGCTGTGTCGTCGTGTCGTCGGCGATCCGCAAGGACAACCCCGAGCTGGCCCGCGCGGCCGAGCTGGGCATCCCGGTGGTGCACCGCTCCGATGCGCTCGCCGCGCTGATGGAGGGGCTGCGGCCGATCGCCGTGGCCGGTACCCACGGCAAGACGACGACCACCTCGATGCTGGCCGTCTCCCTCACCGAGCTGGGCCTGGAGCCGTCGTACGCCATCGGCGGCGACCTGGACGCGCCCGGCTCCAACGCGCTGCACGGCGAGGGCGACATCTTCGTCGCCGAGGCGGACGAAAGCGACCGCAGCTTCCACAAGTACGCGCCCGAGGTCGCCATCGTCCTCAACGTCGAGCTGGACCACCACGCCAACTACGCCTCGATGGACGAGATCTACGAGTCCTTCGAGACCTTCGCCGAGAAGATCGTCCCCGGCGGCACGCTGGTGATCTCCGCCGACCACGAGGGCGCGCGGGAGCTGACGCGGCGGCTGGCGGGTTCGGTGAAGACGGTGACGTACGGCGAGGCCGAGGACGCCGACGTACGGGTGCTGTCGATTGTCCCGCAGGGGCTGAAGAGCCGGGTCACCGCGGTGCTGGACGGGCAGGAGCTGACCTTCACGGTCTCCGTGCCCGGCCGCCACTACGCGCTCAACGCGGTCGCCGCGCTCACCGCCGGTGCGGCGCTCGGCATCCCGGCCGACGGGCTGGCGCCCGCGCTCGCCGCCTACACCGGTGTCAAGCGGCGCCTGCAGCTCAAGGGCGAGGCCGCCGGGGTGCAGGTCATCGACTCCTACGCCCACCACCCCACCGAGATGACCGCCGACCTGGAGGCCATGCGCGCCGCCGCCGGCGACTCCCGCATCCTCGTCGTCTTCCAGCCGCACCTGTTCTCCCGCACCCAGGAGCTGGGCAAGGAGATGGGCCAGGCGCTGGCCCTCGCCGACGCCTCGGTGGTCCTCGACATCTACCCGGCCCGCGAGGACCCGATCCCCGGCGTCACCAGCGAGCTGATCATCGAGGCCGCGCGCGCCGCCGGTGCCGACGTCACCACCGTGCACGACAAGGCTGAGAGCCCCGCGCTGATCGCGGGAATGGCGAAGCCCGGTGATCTCGTTCTCACCATGGGCGCGGGCGACGTGACCGACCTGGGCCCGCTGATCCTGGACCGCCTGTCGCAGCAGTAA
- the msrB gene encoding peptide-methionine (R)-S-oxide reductase MsrB, which produces MSYDVEKPDEEWRAELNPAEYAVLRQAATEPAFTGEYTDTKTKGVYSCRACGAELFTSETKFASHCGWPSFFDPKDTDAVELIEDRSHGMVRTEVRCARCGSHLGHVFAGEGYPTPTDQRYCINSISLRLTPDEG; this is translated from the coding sequence ATGTCGTACGACGTCGAGAAGCCGGACGAGGAGTGGCGCGCGGAGCTGAACCCGGCCGAGTACGCAGTGCTGCGCCAGGCCGCCACCGAGCCGGCCTTCACCGGTGAGTACACGGACACCAAGACCAAGGGTGTCTACTCCTGCCGCGCCTGCGGCGCCGAACTGTTCACCTCGGAAACGAAGTTCGCCTCGCACTGCGGCTGGCCGTCCTTCTTCGACCCCAAGGACACCGACGCCGTGGAACTGATCGAGGACCGCTCCCACGGCATGGTCCGCACCGAGGTGCGGTGCGCTCGATGCGGGTCGCACCTCGGGCACGTCTTCGCGGGCGAGGGGTACCCGACCCCGACCGACCAGCGGTACTGCATCAACTCCATCTCGCTGCGGCTGACGCCCGACGAGGGCTGA